The Jiangella sp. DSM 45060 genome contains the following window.
GGGCGCCGGCCGACCAGCCGGGCGACGCGGTCCCACACGCCGGCGCGCTCCGGCGCCTCCGAGCCGTACCGCGGCCGGAACGGCCAGAACGCCGCCCGCCCGAGCAGCACCAGGACGGCCGGCAGGAAGGTCAGCGCCGCCAGCAGCGAGGCGCCGATGCCGAGGGCGGCCACCGGGCCCAGGCTGCGGTTGGAGTTCAGGTTCGACAGCAGCAGGCAGAGCACACCGGCGATGACGGTGCCGCCGGAGGCTACGATCGGCCCGGCCGCCCGCCGCAGCGCCGTCGCCATCGCCTCGAACCGGCCGCGGTGCTCGCGCAGCTCCTCGCGGTAGCGGGCGACCAGGAGCAGCGCGTAGTCCGTCGCGGCGCCGACGACGAGGATCGACATGATGCCCTGGCTCTGCCCGTTCAACGTCAGCGTGCCGGCGTCGGCCAGCAGGTACACCGCCCACGACGCCAGGCCGAGCCCGAGCACCGACGACACCAGCACGGCGAGCGGCAGGATCGGGCTGCGGTAGACCACCAGCAGGATCACCAGCACCACGGCCAGCGCCACCACCAGCAGCACGCCGTCGATGCCCGCGAACGCCGATCCCAGGTCGGCGGCGAACCCGGCCGGGCCGGTCACGTGCACGGCGGCGCCCGCCGCCTCGCCCAGGGTGGCCCGGATCTCCTCGACGACGGCGTCGACCTCGGCCGCGCCGGAAGTGTCGATCTGGACGACGGCGGTGAGCGCGTTACCGTCCTCGGACGGGATCGGCGGGCTGACCGGCGGGGTGACGCCGTCGAGCCCGGCCACCCGCTCGAGCTGGGCCGCGGCCTCGCCGGCCGCCTCGGGCGCCAGCCCGTCCGGGGCCTCCCAGACCACGACCGCCGGCAGGACGTCGGCGTCCTGGAAGTCCGCCCGCGCGTCGGCGACCTCGGTGGACTCGGCGTCGGAGGGCAGGAACGCGGCGTTGTCGTTCTCGGCGACCTCGCCGAGCCGGCCCGCGTACGGGCCGCCGACAGCGCCGACCGCCAGCCACCCGAGCAGGAGGAGGACGGGGACGAGCCAGCGCAGCCGAGAGGGCATGCTCGGGCCTTTCGTTTCGATGGTCGAATATCTCGATCGTCGAGATATTACCCGCGCCCGGCCCCGTCACGCTCCCGGTGGGCGACGAGCGCCTCGAGCGCCGTCGTCAGGAACCGCTGCACGACGTCGAGGTCGTGCTCGTCGTACCCGGCGAGCCGGTCCGCCATGTCGACCGCCAGCGGGCCGAAGTAGGCCGGGCCGAGCGCGGCGGCCGACGGCTCCAGCCGGACCAGCACCCGGCGGCGGTCGCGCGGATCGGTCTCGCGGCGCAGGTGGCCCGACGCGACCAGCCGGTCGACGAGCGCCGTCACCGATGCCGACGAGAGTCCCAGTTCGCGCCCGATCGCGCCGGCCGTGACGTCGCGGCCCTCGCGCGCGGCTGCCACCAGGACGAGCAGCGCGCGGGCGGCGGAGTGGTCGATGTCGTGGGCCGCACCGAAGCGGCGGGCGAGGTCGGCCATCTCGGCGCCGAGCAACTGGAGCTGCCTGATGACGGCGTCGGTGCGCGCGTCCCTCGGCCCCGCCTCGCCGGGCGTCTCCGTCGCCATGGGGTCATGGTCGCAGACACCCGCGCCCGCGGGCCGGAGGGATCGGTGGATGTGGAGCCGGCGTCAAGAGCGCCCGCGGCATGCTTCACCGCCGCGTAGCGGAGCCGGCGCAACATCCACCGATCCCTCCGGGTCGCCCTTTCTCACATCGGCGGCATCAGCACGCCGTCGATGAGGTAGACGGTCGCATTGGCCGTGGTGACACCGCCGCAGATGACGTTGGCGTCGTTGACGGTCATCGCGTCCGGCGTGCCGGCGACGGTCACGGGCGCGCCCTGGACCGTCGTCTGCTCGCCGACCACCTGGTCGGGCGACAGCTGGCCGGGCACCACGTGGTACGTCAGCACCGTCGTCAGCAGGTCGGCGTCGGTCGACAGCGTCGTCAGCGTGGCCGGGTCGACCGCTGCGAACGCGTCGTCCACGGGCGCGAAGACGGTGAACTCGCCGCCGTTCAGCGTGTCGACGAGGTTGACCTGCGGGTTCAGCTCGCCGGACACGGCCGAGACGAGCGTCGTCAGGATCGGGTTGTTCGACGCGGCCACCGCGACCGGGTCGTCGGACATGCCCTCCACCGACCCCTCGCCGTCGGGCACCTGGGACGCGTAGTCGGCGCAGCCCGGGCCGACCGGGCCGGCCATCGGTTCCTCCGTCATCTCGTCGGCCGGCTCGCCGGCGTCCTCGCTCGGCGCCGCGGAGCTGTCGCCGCTGCCGCCGTTGCCGCTCGCCGTCGAGTCGTCGTCGCCGTCGTCGCCGCAGGCGGACAACGTCAGTGTGAGAGCGGCGGCGGTCGCCAGCAGGACGGGGACTCGCCTGGTCAGGAGCTTCATGATCGGTTCCTCTCGTGCTCGTTCTGATGGGTGTCGGGTCGTGTCGGGGAGTCAGGTCACGCGCACCACCACCGAATGCCAGCCGCTGGACCCGTCCGGGAACGGCGGTGCCTGCTCGTCGGTCTGCCGGTCGCCGGCGCCGTCGGTAGCGCGGACGCGCAGCGTGTGGTTGCCCGGTTCGGCGTCCCAGTCCCACGACCACTGCCGCCAGGTGTCCGCCGACGCCTCGGCGGCCAGCCGCGCGGGCCGCCAGTCGCCGTCGTCCACCTGCACCTCGACCCCGGCGACGCCGCGGTGCTGCGCCCACGCCACCCCGGCGACGACGGTCCGGCCGGCAGGCAGCTCGGCGAACGACCCCGGCACGTCGATGCGCGACGCCGTCTTGATCGGGGCCTCGGCCGCCCAGCCGCGGTCGGTCCAGTAGGCGGTGGCGCGGTCGAAGCGGGTCAACTCCAGGTCCGTGACCCACTTCGTCGCCGACACGTAGCCGTACAGGCCGGGGACGACGAGGCGGGCGGGGAAGCCGTGCGCCACCGGCAGCGGCTCACCGTTCATGCCGATCGCCAGCAGCGCGTCCCGCCCGTCCGTGACGACGTCCAGCGGCGTGCCCGCCGTGAACCCGTCGACGCTGGTCGAGAGCAGCATGTCGGCGTCGGCGCTCGGGTTCGCCCGGGCCAGCAGGCCGGCCAGCGGGTAGCCGAGCCAGACGGCGTTTCCGGCCAGCTCGCCGCCGACCTCGTTGGAGACGCAGGTGAGCGTGATCATGCGCTCCACCAGGTCCAGCCCGAGCACGTCGTCGAAGTCGAGCTCGATCTCCCGCTCCACCATCCCGTGGATCCGCAGCCGCCACTCCTCCGGCGTCACGCGCGGCAGGTCGAGCGCGGTGTCGACGCGGTAGAAGTCCGGGTTCGGTGTGGTGAACGGCGACACCCCCGCGACGTCCAGTTCGGCGCCGGCCGGGACCGCGGGCGCCGGATCGCTCGGCGGCGGGAGCCGCAGCGCATCGCGTGCCGCCCGCACGTCGGCCAGCGTCTGCCCGAACCGCCGCCCGCCGACCGCCGACAGCACCGCCAGGCCCGCCACCGCCGCCGTCAGCACGACGACCTCCCGCCGCGACGGCCGCTTTGCCTCCGCCCTGCCGACACCCGCCCTGCCGACGCCCGCCCCCTCGGGGTCGGCGTCGGTGTCGGTGCCGGTGGGGTCGTCGCCTCGGCCTGCAGTCACCCTGGTCCCGGGCGCGCCGGAAACGGCGCGGAGCCGCCCCACCAGCACCGTCAGCGCCACTACGCCCGCGACGACCCCGGCGAGGGTCGGCACCGCCCAGGCCGCGGTGGCCGTCGGACGGTTCAGGGCCGCGGCGACCGCCACGGCGCCCAGCACCAGCAGCACCGCCGCGCCGGCCCACCGCCGCCACAGCTCGAGCAGTCCGCCCGCCGCCGACACCAGCAGCAGCACGCCGGCCATCCCGGCCAGCAGCACCTGCTTGTCGTTCTCGCCGAACGTGCGGATGGCGAAGCTCTTCAGCCACTCCGGCGTCAGGTCCACGAACGTGTTGCCGACCGCCAGGAACGGCGCCGCGGCCGGCTCCGCCACGAGCGCCGCGACCAGTTCGCCGACGCCCAGGGTGAGCCCGCCGGCCGCGATTCCGGCCAGCGCGGCCAGTGCTCGAGTCCCCCACCGGTGCGTCGTCATGCCCCGTGTTCGACGCGACTCCGGGCCCGGATTGGTCGCGTCCCGGGAATCAGCCGTTCGGCCGGTTGTCCACAGGCTCGGCCGGACTCGCCGGTTGTCCACATTTCCCGATCTGCCGATGGATCACGGCCCACCGACCAGCAAGAGTGGCGGCATGCCGAACAGCAGTGCGAAACTCACGAGAACAGGAGAAGCCAGATGGTGGTGGTCGACATGGCGGCGGTCGAGTTCCCGGCGAGCCGACAACGCTGGGCGTTCGAGGACCTCCTCGAGTTGCCCGAATCCGACTGGCGCTTCGAGATCGTCGACGGTGGGCTGCACATGACCCCGCCGCCGAGCCTCTATCACGACGGCATCTGGTTGCGGCTGCGCGACCTCATCCGCGATGCCGTCCCAGCGGCCTACGTGGTGCACGGGCCGACGGCGATCGACCTCGATCCCAGTTACCTCATCCCCGACCTCACGGTGCTTCGACGCGACACGGTCCGGCGCGGCCGCAACCTGATCCGTCCGTCCGAGGCGCTCCTCGTGGTCGAGGTGGTCTCTCCGGGGTCGAAGTCCGCCGACCGCATCCTGAAGCCGGCCACCTACGCGGCCGCGGGCATCCCACATTTCTGGCGGGCGGAGTTCCAGCCGGAGCTCAGCCTCACCGCCTACGCGCTGCCCGACGGCGCCCGCACGTACACCGAGGTGGGCACCTGGACGGCCGGCCAGACGGCACCCATCCGGGCGCCGTTCGAGGTCGACATCGAGATCGCGGAGCTGGCTCCGGACCGTTGATCCGCCCGACCGGCCAGGCGTAGGCTTTTCGCCGACCCCCAGTCGGGGTGATCACAATCCGACCGCTGCTTCGGGAGCTCCCTGTGCCCAGCCGCACCGCGTCCGCGCGTCCCTCAGCCCAGACCGCCAAGCCGTCAACGCCGTCGCTGGCCGTCGCGTCAGCCGAACCCTCACAGCCGCCCGGCACGTTCCGCCGGCTCGCTCCGTACCTCCTCCGCCACCGCGGCACCCTGGCCATCTCCGTCGTCGTGGCCCTGGCCTGGGCCGTCGCCGTCGCCGCCGTTCCGGTCACGCAGGGCCGGGTCGTCGACGACGCGATCACCGACCGCAGTGCGCCGCTGCTGCCGATGATCCTGCTGCTCATCGGCCTGGCGGTAGCCCGCTTCGTCCTCTCCGGCTGGTGGCGCTACGTCGGTGGCACCACCGCGTTCCGCATCCAGGACGACCTGCGCCGCGACGTGTACGACACGTTGCAGCGCCTCGACTTCACCGGCCACGCGCAGTTGCAGAGCGGCCAGCTGGTGTCGCGCATCAGCGGCGACCTTCGCTACGTGCACATGCTGCTCAGCTGGATCCCGCAGGTGGCGGCGACATTGCTGTCGTCGCTGCTGGCGGTCGTCGTCATGTTCATGCTGTCGCCGCTCATCGCGGCGCTGGTGGTGGCCGTCATCGTGGTGGTGTTCGCGGTGACGAACCGGCAGCGCCGCCAGGTGTACGCGGCCGGGTGGGACGCCCAGGACCGGGAGGCGGAGATGACCTCCCGGGTCGAGGAGGCCGTCACCGGCGTCCGCGTCGTCCGCGCGTTCGGCCAGCAGCCGGCCGAGACCGAGCGGCTGCACGGTGCGCTGCTCGACATGTTCCGGGCCCGGGTCCGGGCGGTCCGGTTGCGCGCCCCGTTCATCGCCTCGCTGCAGGGCGCGCCGCTGTTCGGGCAGGTCCTGGTGCTGCTGGCCGGCGGTCTGCTGGTCATCCAGGGCCAGCTCACCCTCGGCGTCTTCCTGGCCTGCACCGGCTACCTGGCCGAACTCATCGGCGCCGCCCGGGTGGCCGGCATGGTGCTGACGAACGCGCCGCTGTGCAAGGCGTCCACCGAGCGGGTCGGCGAACTGCTCGACCTGCGGGCCGAGATCACCGAACCGCTGCGCCCGGCCGCCGCCGACGAGCAGGGCGGCGCGGTCTCCTTCCACCGTGTCCGGTTCGCCTACGCCGACGGCGACGGCCACCAGGTGCTGCGCCACTTCAGCCTCGAGGTGCGGCCGGGCGAGACGGTCGCGCTGGTCGGGCCGTCCGGCTGCGGGAAGTCGACGGCGCTGTCGCTGCTCCCCCGCTTCTTCGACGCCGACGCCGGCACCGTTACCGTCGACGGCATCGACGTGCGGCGGTGGTCGCTGCCGGAGCTGCGCCGCCGCATCGGGGTGGTGTTCGAGAACAGCTTCCTGTTCTCCGACACCATCGCCGCCAACATCGCCTACGGGAAACCCGAGGCCGGCATGGACGAGATCCGCGCGGCCGCCCGCGCGGCGCTGGCCGACGAGTTCGTCGAGGCGCTGCCCGACGGCTACGACACCGTGGTCGGCGAGCAGGGCATCACGTTGTCCGGCGGGCAGCGGCAGCGGGTCGCGCTGGCCCGGGCGCTGCTGGCCGAACCCGACATCCTGCTGCTCGACGACGCCACCTCGTCGGTCGACGTGAAGGTCGAGGAGCGCATCCACGCCAACCTCGAACCGTTCCTCGCCAGCCGGACCGTCCTGCTGGTCGCCTACCGCGAGTCCACGCTGCGGCTGGCCGACCGCGTCGTCCTGGTCGACGACGGCCGGGTGGTCGACGAGGGCGGGCACGCCGAACTGCTGGAACGCAACACGCTGTACCGCGACCTGTTCGGCGACGGCCCCGGCAGCGACGAGCGCGCCGACGATCTGATGTCGCACGCCCGGGCCGGACGGTTCGAGGCCACGGCGTCGGCGTGGGAGTCGCGGCAGGACGCCACCGGCTCGCTGCCCAGCCTGCACATGACGGTGCCGCCGGCGGTCGCCGAACGCATCGCCGCGCTGCCACCGCCCGCCGACCCGCCCGGCGTCGACCTCGGCCGCGAGAACTCCGCGCGCGGTCCGTTGCGGCTGGCGTCGTTCCTGCGCCCGTACGTCGGCGGCCTGCTGGTCGGCCTCGCGCTGGTCGTCCTCGAAGCGGCGATCACGCTGGTCAACCCGATGCTGGTGCAGCGTGCGGTCGACGACGGCATGCGCGCCGGCGCCACGGACGTGCTGTTGTGGGTGTGCCTCGGAGCGGCGGTGCTGGTCGGGCTGCTGTGGCTGGACCAACGCACCGGGTTCCTGTGGACGACGCGCAGTACCGAGCGGCTGCTGCTGGCGATGCGGGTGCGCATCTTCGGGCAGCTGCAACGGCTGGGCATCGACTACTACGACCGCACCCAGGCCGGCCGCGTCATGACCCGCATGACGTCCGACGTCGACGCGATCGCCCAGTTGTTCCAGGTCGGGTTGATCAACGCCGTCGTCAGCATCGCCACGTTCGCCGGCATGACGGTCGTGGTCATCGCGCTCGACCCGATGCTGGCGCTGGTCGTGCTGGGCGTCGTGCCGTTCGCCGCCGCCGTCACGTGGTGGTACCGGCGGCGCGCCTCGGTCGCCTACGACGACGCCCGCGAGCTGCTGTCGACGATCAACGCCGACGTGCAGGAGAGCATGGCCGGCATCCGGGTGACGCACGCGTTCCGGCGCGAGGCCGTCAACCTCGAGCGGTTCGCCGGGCTCGGCCGCCAGTACGTCGACGCCAGCCTGCGCGGGCTCTACGCCACCGCGGTGTACGTCGCCGCCATCGAACTGCTCTCGGTGCTGGCCATCGCGGCCGTGCTCTGGGTGGGCGCGCAGCGCATCGAGGCCGGCACGCTGGCGCTCGGCACGCTGATCGCGTTCCTGCTGTACCTCGCCCAGGTGTTCGCGCCGATCCAGCAGCTGTCCTCGGTGTTCGACGTGTACCAGCGGGCCCGCACGGGGCTGGTCCGGGTGCGTGCGCTGCTGGCGCTGGACACGTCGACGCCGGTCCGGCCCGACGCCGTCCCCGTCGACTCGATCGCCGGTGACCTCCGGTTCGAGCAGGTCCGGCTGCGCTACGCCAGCGCCGCCACCGACGCCGTCCGCGACGTCGACCTGCACGTGCCGGCCGGCCAGCGGGTCGCGTTCGTCGGGCGCACCGGCGCCGGCAAGTCGACACTGTCGAAGCTGGTCGCCCGGTTCTACGACCCCACCGACGGCCGCGTGCTGGTCGACGGCCGACCGCTCGACGACCTGGACGTCACCAGCTACCGGCGGCACCTGGGGTACGTGCCGCAGGAACCGTTCCTGTTCTCGCGGACCATCCGCGACAACATCGCCTACGCGCGGCCGGACGCCAGCGACGCCGAGGTCGAGGCGGCCGCCCGCGCCGTCGGGGCGCACGAGTTCATCACCCGGCTGCCGGGCGGTTACCACCACGTGGTGGCCGAACGCGGCCGGTCGCTGTCGGCCGGCCAGCGGCAGTTGGTGTGCCTGGCCCGGGCGCTGCTCGGCGACCCGTCCATCCTCATCCTCGACGAGGCGACGTCGAACCTCGACCTCGCCAGCGAACGGAAGGTGAACCAGGCCATGCGCGTGGCGTCGGCCGGCCGCACCACCATCGTCGTCACGCACCGG
Protein-coding sequences here:
- a CDS encoding MMPL family transporter → MPSRLRWLVPVLLLLGWLAVGAVGGPYAGRLGEVAENDNAAFLPSDAESTEVADARADFQDADVLPAVVVWEAPDGLAPEAAGEAAAQLERVAGLDGVTPPVSPPIPSEDGNALTAVVQIDTSGAAEVDAVVEEIRATLGEAAGAAVHVTGPAGFAADLGSAFAGIDGVLLVVALAVVLVILLVVYRSPILPLAVLVSSVLGLGLASWAVYLLADAGTLTLNGQSQGIMSILVVGAATDYALLLVARYREELREHRGRFEAMATALRRAAGPIVASGGTVIAGVLCLLLSNLNSNRSLGPVAALGIGASLLAALTFLPAVLVLLGRAAFWPFRPRYGSEAPERAGVWDRVARLVGRRPRALWAGVGAVLLALTALVPTFRADGVSESELFLDRVEAVEGQEALSRHFPGGSGSPVLVLSSSGDADRVAQAATGVDGVSPAANAPEPQIAGDRALLELTLADPADSDAAVGTVRELRAALDDVGEDVLVGGRTAELLDTNEISARDRTLIIPVVLAVILLVLIGLLRSVLAPVLLVLTVVLSFAATLGVAGLVFDHVLGWPGADPGVPLFAFVFLVALGIDYNIFLMSRVREESASIGTRPGVLRGLAVTGGVITSAGLVLAATFSALAVIPILFLAQIAFLVAFGVLLDTFVVRSLLVPALAYDLGPRVWWPKRTDR
- a CDS encoding Uma2 family endonuclease yields the protein MVVVDMAAVEFPASRQRWAFEDLLELPESDWRFEIVDGGLHMTPPPSLYHDGIWLRLRDLIRDAVPAAYVVHGPTAIDLDPSYLIPDLTVLRRDTVRRGRNLIRPSEALLVVEVVSPGSKSADRILKPATYAAAGIPHFWRAEFQPELSLTAYALPDGARTYTEVGTWTAGQTAPIRAPFEVDIEIAELAPDR
- a CDS encoding MarR family winged helix-turn-helix transcriptional regulator, with protein sequence MATETPGEAGPRDARTDAVIRQLQLLGAEMADLARRFGAAHDIDHSAARALLVLVAAAREGRDVTAGAIGRELGLSSASVTALVDRLVASGHLRRETDPRDRRRVLVRLEPSAAALGPAYFGPLAVDMADRLAGYDEHDLDVVQRFLTTALEALVAHRERDGAGRG
- a CDS encoding molybdopterin-dependent oxidoreductase, encoding MTTHRWGTRALAALAGIAAGGLTLGVGELVAALVAEPAAAPFLAVGNTFVDLTPEWLKSFAIRTFGENDKQVLLAGMAGVLLLVSAAGGLLELWRRWAGAAVLLVLGAVAVAAALNRPTATAAWAVPTLAGVVAGVVALTVLVGRLRAVSGAPGTRVTAGRGDDPTGTDTDADPEGAGVGRAGVGRAEAKRPSRREVVVLTAAVAGLAVLSAVGGRRFGQTLADVRAARDALRLPPPSDPAPAVPAGAELDVAGVSPFTTPNPDFYRVDTALDLPRVTPEEWRLRIHGMVEREIELDFDDVLGLDLVERMITLTCVSNEVGGELAGNAVWLGYPLAGLLARANPSADADMLLSTSVDGFTAGTPLDVVTDGRDALLAIGMNGEPLPVAHGFPARLVVPGLYGYVSATKWVTDLELTRFDRATAYWTDRGWAAEAPIKTASRIDVPGSFAELPAGRTVVAGVAWAQHRGVAGVEVQVDDGDWRPARLAAEASADTWRQWSWDWDAEPGNHTLRVRATDGAGDRQTDEQAPPFPDGSSGWHSVVVRVT
- a CDS encoding fasciclin domain-containing protein, with translation MKLLTRRVPVLLATAAALTLTLSACGDDGDDDSTASGNGGSGDSSAAPSEDAGEPADEMTEEPMAGPVGPGCADYASQVPDGEGSVEGMSDDPVAVAASNNPILTTLVSAVSGELNPQVNLVDTLNGGEFTVFAPVDDAFAAVDPATLTTLSTDADLLTTVLTYHVVPGQLSPDQVVGEQTTVQGAPVTVAGTPDAMTVNDANVICGGVTTANATVYLIDGVLMPPM
- a CDS encoding ABC transporter ATP-binding protein, with amino-acid sequence MPSRTASARPSAQTAKPSTPSLAVASAEPSQPPGTFRRLAPYLLRHRGTLAISVVVALAWAVAVAAVPVTQGRVVDDAITDRSAPLLPMILLLIGLAVARFVLSGWWRYVGGTTAFRIQDDLRRDVYDTLQRLDFTGHAQLQSGQLVSRISGDLRYVHMLLSWIPQVAATLLSSLLAVVVMFMLSPLIAALVVAVIVVVFAVTNRQRRQVYAAGWDAQDREAEMTSRVEEAVTGVRVVRAFGQQPAETERLHGALLDMFRARVRAVRLRAPFIASLQGAPLFGQVLVLLAGGLLVIQGQLTLGVFLACTGYLAELIGAARVAGMVLTNAPLCKASTERVGELLDLRAEITEPLRPAAADEQGGAVSFHRVRFAYADGDGHQVLRHFSLEVRPGETVALVGPSGCGKSTALSLLPRFFDADAGTVTVDGIDVRRWSLPELRRRIGVVFENSFLFSDTIAANIAYGKPEAGMDEIRAAARAALADEFVEALPDGYDTVVGEQGITLSGGQRQRVALARALLAEPDILLLDDATSSVDVKVEERIHANLEPFLASRTVLLVAYRESTLRLADRVVLVDDGRVVDEGGHAELLERNTLYRDLFGDGPGSDERADDLMSHARAGRFEATASAWESRQDATGSLPSLHMTVPPAVAERIAALPPPADPPGVDLGRENSARGPLRLASFLRPYVGGLLVGLALVVLEAAITLVNPMLVQRAVDDGMRAGATDVLLWVCLGAAVLVGLLWLDQRTGFLWTTRSTERLLLAMRVRIFGQLQRLGIDYYDRTQAGRVMTRMTSDVDAIAQLFQVGLINAVVSIATFAGMTVVVIALDPMLALVVLGVVPFAAAVTWWYRRRASVAYDDARELLSTINADVQESMAGIRVTHAFRREAVNLERFAGLGRQYVDASLRGLYATAVYVAAIELLSVLAIAAVLWVGAQRIEAGTLALGTLIAFLLYLAQVFAPIQQLSSVFDVYQRARTGLVRVRALLALDTSTPVRPDAVPVDSIAGDLRFEQVRLRYASAATDAVRDVDLHVPAGQRVAFVGRTGAGKSTLSKLVARFYDPTDGRVLVDGRPLDDLDVTSYRRHLGYVPQEPFLFSRTIRDNIAYARPDASDAEVEAAARAVGAHEFITRLPGGYHHVVAERGRSLSAGQRQLVCLARALLGDPSILILDEATSNLDLASERKVNQAMRVASAGRTTIVVTHRPQSLHWVDRVVEVADGRIATDEPAPRYVERVLSRAG